Proteins encoded in a region of the Micropterus dolomieu isolate WLL.071019.BEF.003 ecotype Adirondacks linkage group LG09, ASM2129224v1, whole genome shotgun sequence genome:
- the LOC123976543 gene encoding zinc finger protein 8-like isoform X2 produces MSKIQMLRGFINQRLTAAAEEIFGLFERTISEYEEELCRSKEENQREPEHLDTCMNPDVQLHRADVQQLLVSKEEVPPEQQQQWSPRLDQEDPPEPPHIKQEQEELWTSQEGEQLPELEEADITKFPFTLVPVKSEEDDEEKPQSSQLHQSQTEQMETETDGKDCAGPEPARNFKSDSRLQPTLSYETSHVNKHVAEESNEDWTEARGSPSDSSYVNVLENNDVPVSDLRSSSVKKSFSCSECGRRFVHKGNLKSHMRCHTGEKPFGCSICGKRFRQNSNLVAHLRIHTAEKPFTCSVCNSSFSQQGTLGQHMRIHTGERPFSCSICGKRFTQRGSLTEHMTVHTGEKPFSCSVCGKGFNRQSHLKNHKCVCFTDAFVNINDHMLWPS; encoded by the exons ATGTCTAAAATCCAGATGCTGAGAGGTTTTATCAACCAGCGACTAACTGCGGCTGCTGAAGAGATATTTGGGCTGTTTGAAAGAACGATATCAGAGTACGAGGAGGAACTCTGTCGTTCCAAAGAGGAGAACCAGAGAGAACCAGAACATCTGGACACCTGTATGAACCCTGATGTTCAGTTGCACAGAGCTG ACGTCCAGCAGCTGTTGGTGAGTAAAGAAGAGGTTccccctgagcagcagcagcagtggagccccaggctggaccaggaggacccaccagagccgcCACACATTAAacaggaacaggaggagctctggaccagtcaggagggagagcagcttccagaactggaggaggctgatatcaccaAGTTCCCATTCACTCTTGtccctgtgaagagtgaagaagatgatgaagagaaacctcagtcctcacagcttcatcaaagccAGACTGAACAGATGGAAACAGAAACTGATGGAAAGGACTGTGCAGGACCTGAACCAGCCAGGAACTTTAAGTCAGATAGTCGTTTACAACCAACTCTAAGTTATGAAACATCACACGTTAATAAACATGTGGCTGAAGAGAGTAATGAGGACTGGACAGAGGCCAGAGGATCTCCTTCTGACTCATCATATGTTAATGTCCTGGAAAATAATGACGTCCCTGTGAGTGACTTGAGAAGCAGTTCTGTTAAAAAATCGTTTAGCTGTTCTGAGTGCGGTAGAAGATTTGTCCACAAGGGAAATCTGAAGAGCCACATGAGATGTCATACTGGCGAGAAGCCGTTTGGTTGCTCCATTTGTGGGAAAAGATTCAGGCAGAACTCAAATTTGGTCGCACACCTGAGAATCCACACCGCAGAGAAGCCTTTCACCTGCTCTGTTTGTAACAGCAGTTTTAGTCAGCAAGGGACTTTGGGTCAGCACATGAGGATCCACACGGGTGAGAGACCCTTTAGTTGTTCAATTTGCGGCAAAAGATTTACACAGAGAGGATCTCTGACTGAACACATGACTGTCCACACAGGCGAGAAACCGttcagctgcagtgtttgtggcaAAGGGTTCAACAGACAATCGCATCTCAAAAACCACAAGTGTGTTTGTTTCACAGACGCCTTTGTTAACATAAACGATCATATGCTGTGGCCGAGTTGA